The following are encoded in a window of Rhodopirellula bahusiensis genomic DNA:
- a CDS encoding Gfo/Idh/MocA family protein, whose protein sequence is MQRRHFLAATAAASLATPALAQANSGSLKAVAIGHTGRGDFGHGLDSIWQRLPDTKLVAITDANPEGLKRAQQRLKVDRGYDDYRVMLDEIRPDIVAVCPRHVDQHHDMAMAAIQSGARGIYIEKPFVRTTAEADSLIAACKQHNAKIAIAHRNRYHPTLPFVRELIEGGEIGRLLEIRGRGKSDPRGGVEDLWVLGTHVLNLTHYLAGDPVSCSASLMQDGRLVEPSDIREGREGLGLMAGNAVHARYQMKSGIVATFDSIANDGTENAGFGLRLIGSKGTIAIHIDKSPLAYLLPGNPFRTPTEPVAWIPITAAGIGQPEPRKDLRQMVEHHGFPARDLVTAIREDRQPLCDASQGRTTVEMVCAVLESHRQNGAVVPFPLKHRDNPLSRF, encoded by the coding sequence ATGCAACGACGACACTTTCTCGCCGCCACCGCAGCGGCCAGCCTCGCAACACCCGCTCTCGCCCAAGCGAACTCAGGCTCACTCAAAGCGGTCGCAATCGGGCACACCGGACGAGGCGACTTTGGTCATGGACTCGATAGCATCTGGCAACGCTTGCCCGACACCAAACTGGTCGCCATCACGGATGCCAACCCGGAAGGACTGAAACGAGCCCAACAGCGGCTCAAGGTGGATCGCGGCTATGACGACTACCGCGTGATGCTTGATGAAATTCGTCCCGACATCGTGGCGGTGTGCCCGCGACACGTGGACCAACATCACGACATGGCCATGGCTGCGATCCAGTCCGGTGCCCGCGGCATCTACATCGAGAAACCATTTGTTCGAACAACCGCGGAAGCAGACTCACTCATTGCTGCCTGCAAACAACACAACGCGAAAATCGCGATCGCTCATCGGAACCGATACCATCCCACACTGCCGTTTGTACGCGAGCTGATCGAGGGCGGTGAAATCGGGCGTCTTCTCGAAATTCGTGGTCGAGGCAAAAGTGATCCTCGCGGCGGAGTCGAAGACCTCTGGGTCTTGGGAACCCACGTTCTGAACCTGACGCATTATTTGGCCGGTGACCCCGTGTCCTGCTCGGCATCGTTGATGCAAGACGGTCGCTTGGTCGAACCATCTGACATCAGAGAAGGTCGCGAGGGTTTAGGGCTGATGGCAGGCAACGCCGTGCATGCTCGCTATCAAATGAAGAGCGGCATCGTCGCGACGTTTGATTCCATCGCCAATGATGGCACCGAGAACGCAGGGTTCGGGTTGCGACTGATTGGAAGCAAAGGCACGATCGCGATTCACATCGACAAGAGTCCGCTGGCGTACCTGTTGCCCGGCAACCCCTTTCGAACACCGACCGAACCAGTTGCCTGGATCCCCATCACCGCCGCGGGAATCGGCCAACCCGAACCGCGAAAGGATCTGCGACAAATGGTCGAACACCATGGCTTCCCCGCTCGCGATTTAGTCACCGCGATTCGCGAAGATCGCCAACCGCTTTGCGATGCCAGCCAAGGACGTACGACCGTCGAGATGGTTTGTGCCGTTCTCGAATCACACCGTCAGAACGGGGCCGTGGTGCCGTTTCCGTTGAAGCACCGCGACAACCCGCTCTCGCGTTTTTAG
- a CDS encoding type I phosphomannose isomerase catalytic subunit: protein MISTPLRFRPLLKQTIWGGRRLGEMLHKPIGDADDYAESWEIVDHGEDQSVVISGELAGQSLGELFTNRRQWLMGKDWVEANPDAKTFPLLLKFLDCNRVLSVQVHPDDAYGATMQPPDLGKTEAWVILHSEPDSVIYSGLKEGVDRESLREMMLAGETDRALHSYHPEVGDCVFIPAGTVHALGGGLVVAEIQQSSNTTFRLFDWNRVDASGKSRPLHIESSLEVSDYERGPVDPIRKPIHSGTETLVECDKFVLRRVHDTDQTIGGDDRCHLLTVISGEATLSNQDGPMKMATGESVLLPAACGAIQVQSGDATVLWMSPPTSI from the coding sequence ATGATTTCGACACCACTGCGTTTTCGCCCGCTGCTCAAACAGACAATCTGGGGCGGACGCCGATTGGGCGAAATGCTTCACAAGCCGATCGGTGACGCGGACGACTACGCCGAGAGCTGGGAGATCGTCGATCATGGCGAAGACCAAAGCGTCGTCATCAGTGGCGAACTGGCGGGACAATCGTTGGGCGAACTATTTACCAACCGTCGCCAGTGGTTGATGGGCAAGGACTGGGTGGAAGCAAACCCAGATGCAAAGACCTTTCCGTTGCTTCTGAAGTTTCTGGATTGCAACCGTGTGTTGTCGGTGCAGGTGCACCCGGACGATGCCTACGGTGCGACGATGCAACCGCCGGATCTGGGCAAGACCGAAGCTTGGGTGATCCTGCACAGCGAACCTGACAGCGTGATCTATTCAGGATTGAAGGAAGGCGTCGATCGCGAATCCTTGCGTGAGATGATGTTGGCCGGTGAAACCGATCGTGCGCTGCACTCCTATCATCCCGAAGTGGGAGATTGCGTCTTCATTCCCGCGGGAACCGTGCACGCATTGGGCGGTGGGTTGGTCGTCGCGGAGATTCAACAATCCAGTAACACGACGTTTCGGTTGTTTGATTGGAATCGCGTGGATGCTTCGGGCAAATCCCGACCGCTGCATATTGAATCGTCACTCGAAGTTTCGGACTACGAACGAGGCCCGGTGGATCCGATTCGAAAACCGATTCACAGCGGCACGGAAACGTTGGTCGAGTGCGACAAGTTCGTTCTGCGACGGGTGCACGACACCGATCAAACGATCGGCGGTGATGACCGTTGTCACTTGTTGACGGTGATTTCCGGCGAAGCGACTCTGTCGAACCAAGATGGCCCAATGAAAATGGCGACCGGCGAGAGCGTGTTGCTGCCCGCCGCGTGCGGGGCCATTCAAGTGCAATCTGGTGACGCGACTGTGCTGTGGATGTCACCACCAACAAGCATTTGA
- a CDS encoding nucleotidyltransferase produces the protein MNLQQSVSRIIAALNEAGLDYMLVGSFSSMYYSFPRSTTDADFVIGTADFDIQSLSNSLGSEFKFDPQLSFETIGGSIKNEIQIVGSPFRIELFRLTDQPFDQVRFERRQKVTIAGDEVWIPTPEDVILQKLIWSRPQDKNDVLGVIAVNYQELDQRYLQEWAKKLGLVEEFANAWALAIESVK, from the coding sequence GTGAATCTTCAACAATCGGTTTCGAGAATCATCGCCGCTCTCAATGAGGCTGGACTGGATTACATGCTCGTCGGATCGTTCTCCAGCATGTACTATTCATTTCCACGATCCACAACGGATGCCGACTTTGTGATCGGCACTGCTGATTTCGATATTCAGTCACTTTCAAACTCGCTTGGCAGCGAGTTCAAGTTTGATCCACAGCTCTCTTTTGAGACCATTGGTGGTTCGATCAAGAATGAAATTCAAATCGTGGGCAGCCCGTTCCGAATCGAGCTGTTTCGTTTGACCGACCAACCTTTTGATCAAGTGCGGTTTGAGCGTCGTCAAAAAGTCACCATTGCAGGCGACGAGGTTTGGATTCCGACACCAGAAGACGTCATCCTGCAAAAGCTCATCTGGTCTCGCCCCCAAGACAAGAATGATGTGCTGGGTGTGATCGCGGTGAACTACCAAGAGCTCGATCAAAGATATCTCCAAGAGTGGGCAAAGAAGCTCGGGCTCGTCGAAGAGTTTGCTAACGCATGGGCGTTGGCGATCGAGTCAGTGAAATGA
- the sufD gene encoding Fe-S cluster assembly protein SufD produces MTTTSTLTFDAAGFEAFLASRKDEPQWLTDLRRESFSHADAMDWPARRSEEWIRTDIRTFQIKKFAPPVEATAGDVPAVHQLRDGVEPGGVLETYDSQVISESLDEELAAKGVIFGSLERLCREQPDKVRPFLYTVVDPDYDKFAALHAAFWSGGQFLYVPRGVVIEKPIYLGSTLSDGGTDTAHTLIVLEDGAEATVLHECNSANPEAAGLHMGAVELIQKPGSHLRYVNVQEWGHKTYHFAHQQANIDRDSQLQWTIAAMGSGLSKVNQSVDMVGEGANCQVNGVMFTEGRQHLAYHTQQYHRAPNCHSDFLYKSAQQDKSRTVWRGMIKVDKVAQKTDGYQRNDNLVLSNHSRADSIPGLEIEADDVRCTHGSTTAKVDEEQIFYARCRGFTQKEATRMIVSGFFQQIFDRITIESVRDALAAAIARQVREYE; encoded by the coding sequence ATGACCACCACCTCAACCCTCACGTTCGATGCCGCTGGCTTCGAAGCCTTTCTCGCATCGCGGAAAGATGAACCGCAATGGTTGACCGACCTGCGACGGGAATCCTTCTCGCATGCCGATGCGATGGATTGGCCCGCTCGTCGTAGCGAAGAATGGATTCGCACGGACATTCGAACCTTCCAAATCAAAAAGTTCGCTCCGCCCGTTGAAGCGACCGCAGGCGATGTCCCCGCTGTTCACCAGCTTCGCGATGGGGTGGAACCGGGCGGAGTTTTGGAAACCTACGACAGCCAAGTGATTTCCGAATCGCTCGACGAAGAACTCGCCGCCAAAGGTGTGATCTTCGGCAGCTTGGAACGTCTGTGCCGCGAACAACCGGACAAGGTTCGCCCGTTCCTTTACACCGTTGTGGATCCTGACTACGACAAGTTCGCCGCTCTGCATGCTGCGTTCTGGTCCGGTGGTCAATTCCTGTACGTGCCCCGTGGCGTCGTGATCGAAAAACCGATTTACCTCGGTTCGACGTTGAGCGACGGCGGAACCGACACGGCTCACACATTGATCGTGTTGGAAGACGGCGCCGAAGCGACCGTTCTTCACGAGTGCAACAGTGCCAATCCAGAAGCGGCCGGTTTGCACATGGGTGCGGTCGAGCTGATCCAGAAACCCGGTTCGCATCTGCGATACGTCAACGTCCAAGAATGGGGCCACAAGACGTATCACTTCGCGCACCAACAAGCCAACATCGACCGCGACTCGCAATTGCAATGGACCATCGCTGCGATGGGTTCCGGATTGTCCAAGGTCAACCAATCGGTCGATATGGTGGGCGAGGGTGCCAATTGCCAAGTCAACGGCGTGATGTTCACGGAAGGCCGCCAGCATCTGGCCTATCACACCCAGCAGTACCACCGGGCGCCGAACTGCCACAGCGACTTCTTGTACAAGTCCGCTCAGCAGGACAAGAGCCGCACCGTGTGGCGTGGGATGATCAAGGTCGACAAGGTCGCTCAGAAGACCGACGGTTACCAACGCAACGACAACTTGGTGCTGTCCAACCATTCGCGAGCCGACTCGATTCCTGGACTGGAAATCGAAGCGGATGACGTGCGTTGCACCCACGGCAGCACGACGGCCAAGGTCGACGAAGAGCAAATCTTCTACGCTCGTTGCCGAGGCTTCACGCAGAAGGAAGCCACTCGCATGATCGTCAGTGGATTCTTCCAGCAGATCTTTGACCGGATCACGATCGAAAGCGTCCGCGACGCACTGGCCGCCGCGATCGCACGCCAAGTCCGCGAATACGAGTGA
- the sufB gene encoding Fe-S cluster assembly protein SufB translates to MATDVTENDQIGEINKYNFRTETTGVFKAQKGLNADVVNQISDIKNEPDWMREFRLKSLAEFESRPMPKWGGALDLDFQDIYYYLKPTGQSEKSWDDVPQEIKDTFDKLGIPEAEKKFLAGVKAQFESEVVYGSLQEDLAKQGVLFTDTDAAVRDHPELLREYFGKVIPPTDNKFAALNSAVWSGGSFIYVPPGVQIEFPLQAYFRINAESMGQFERTLIIVDEGASIHYVEGCTAPMYTTESLHSAVVEVIVKKDARCRYTTIQNWANNIYNLVTKRAYAYQDATMEWVDGNLGSKLTMKYPAVHMMEPGARGEILSIAFSSAGQHQDAGAKLVHAAPNTTGQIISKSISKNGGRSSYRGLVRVEPGAHNSKNNVVCDALILDPESRSDTYPYIEIAEQDVQIGHEASVSRIGEEQMFYLLSRGLTESEASTMIVNGFIEPLVKELPMEYAVEMNRLIQLQMEGSVG, encoded by the coding sequence ATGGCGACCGACGTCACTGAAAACGACCAAATCGGCGAAATCAATAAGTACAATTTCCGCACCGAAACCACCGGTGTCTTCAAGGCCCAAAAAGGCCTGAACGCGGATGTTGTCAATCAAATTTCAGACATCAAGAACGAGCCAGACTGGATGCGGGAATTCCGCTTGAAGTCACTGGCCGAGTTCGAATCACGCCCCATGCCGAAATGGGGCGGTGCGCTGGATTTGGATTTCCAAGACATCTACTACTACCTCAAACCAACCGGCCAGTCCGAGAAGTCTTGGGACGATGTTCCCCAAGAAATCAAAGACACGTTTGACAAATTGGGCATTCCCGAGGCGGAGAAGAAATTCTTGGCCGGTGTGAAGGCTCAGTTCGAAAGCGAAGTTGTCTACGGTTCGTTGCAAGAAGACCTCGCCAAGCAGGGCGTCTTGTTCACTGACACGGACGCAGCGGTTCGCGATCATCCTGAATTGCTGCGAGAGTACTTCGGCAAAGTCATCCCGCCGACTGACAACAAATTCGCGGCTCTCAACAGCGCGGTTTGGTCCGGCGGTTCGTTCATCTATGTGCCACCCGGCGTGCAGATCGAATTCCCATTGCAGGCGTACTTCCGTATCAACGCGGAGAGCATGGGCCAGTTCGAACGAACGTTGATCATCGTCGACGAAGGTGCCAGCATTCACTACGTCGAGGGCTGCACCGCTCCGATGTACACAACCGAATCGTTGCACAGTGCGGTCGTGGAAGTGATCGTCAAGAAGGACGCTCGTTGTCGTTACACGACGATCCAAAACTGGGCCAACAACATCTATAACCTGGTGACAAAGCGTGCCTACGCCTATCAGGACGCGACGATGGAGTGGGTCGACGGCAACCTCGGCAGCAAGCTGACGATGAAGTACCCCGCCGTTCACATGATGGAACCCGGTGCTCGTGGCGAGATCCTTTCGATCGCGTTCTCGTCAGCCGGCCAGCATCAAGATGCGGGTGCCAAACTTGTGCATGCGGCGCCCAACACAACGGGCCAAATCATCAGCAAGTCGATCAGCAAGAACGGCGGTCGCAGCAGCTACCGCGGTTTGGTTCGCGTTGAACCGGGGGCTCACAACAGCAAGAACAATGTTGTTTGTGATGCGTTGATCTTGGATCCGGAAAGCCGCAGCGACACGTACCCGTACATCGAGATCGCTGAACAAGACGTTCAGATCGGTCACGAAGCCAGCGTTTCGCGAATCGGCGAAGAGCAAATGTTCTATCTGCTCAGCCGCGGTCTGACCGAATCAGAAGCCAGCACGATGATCGTCAACGGTTTCATCGAACCACTCGTCAAAGAGTTGCCGATGGAATACGCCGTCGAGATGAACCGATTGATCCAACTGCAAATGGAAGGCAGCGTCGGCTGA
- the sufC gene encoding Fe-S cluster assembly ATPase SufC: protein MNHILKIENLHVSVGDKPILRGVNLTIKHGETHALMGPNGSGKSTLGLAIMGHPGYTVTEGSITLDGEDVLAMAPDERARTGIFMAFQRPMAIPGVKMADFLRHATTNVRNPDRKEGEELIPMREFRKELKEKMAHLRMDVEFARRYVNDGFSGGEMKRAEILQLAMLQPKFAVLDETDSGLDADAVRLASESIADIGREKMGLLIITHHDKLLVHNPPEFTHVMLGGRLVETGGKELAVELHEHGYDRIRKSYPEAEAANQEMLAEETAV from the coding sequence ATGAATCACATCCTGAAAATCGAAAACCTGCACGTTTCCGTCGGCGACAAACCGATTCTGCGTGGGGTCAACCTGACGATCAAACACGGCGAAACACACGCCCTGATGGGACCCAACGGAAGCGGCAAAAGCACGCTCGGTTTGGCGATCATGGGTCACCCGGGTTACACCGTGACCGAAGGCAGCATCACGTTGGACGGCGAAGACGTCCTTGCGATGGCACCCGATGAACGTGCTCGCACCGGAATCTTCATGGCGTTCCAACGTCCCATGGCAATTCCAGGCGTGAAGATGGCTGACTTCCTTCGTCACGCAACGACCAACGTTCGCAACCCGGATCGCAAAGAAGGCGAAGAGCTGATTCCGATGCGGGAATTCCGCAAGGAACTGAAAGAGAAGATGGCTCACCTGCGTATGGATGTTGAGTTCGCACGCCGCTACGTCAACGACGGTTTCTCCGGCGGTGAAATGAAGCGAGCTGAGATCCTTCAACTCGCCATGCTGCAACCTAAATTCGCGGTTCTCGATGAGACCGACTCTGGGTTGGATGCCGACGCTGTGCGTTTGGCCAGCGAATCGATCGCCGACATCGGTCGCGAGAAAATGGGACTGTTGATCATCACGCACCACGACAAATTGTTGGTGCACAACCCGCCCGAGTTCACACACGTGATGCTTGGTGGCCGTCTGGTTGAAACCGGCGGCAAAGAATTGGCCGTGGAATTGCACGAGCATGGTTACGACCGGATTCGCAAGTCGTACCCCGAGGCCGAAGCTGCCAACCAAGAGATGTTGGCTGAAGAAACCGCTGTCTGA
- a CDS encoding helix-turn-helix transcriptional regulator gives MATSPSTSESTTDTSTEGPISVVPSRSQPAVNAAAVRSVDRELLLCLRSGKPKSIGDLTEQLGVTATAVRQRVERLLEVGLIAREKVVAGRGRPTYHYVLTPAGYRRAGADATELAEAMWAEIVAMADGDVREQLITAIASRLGRQFAAALRGDADGVAVHDEKKPPCSCQQTDADQDSFQERMQRLTAMLQTKEISASLIEPASQQDGVLPVLDIEACPYPSLTAAAGDRSMCRLEEQMLSEALGEDVHLSSCRMDGDSCCQFSTKSDNEPNSPSNSESG, from the coding sequence ATGGCAACATCTCCTTCCACTTCTGAATCGACCACCGACACGTCGACCGAAGGCCCCATTTCGGTGGTTCCTTCGCGATCGCAACCGGCGGTGAATGCAGCAGCGGTTCGGAGCGTGGATCGCGAGTTGTTGCTTTGTCTTCGCAGTGGAAAGCCGAAGTCGATTGGTGATTTGACGGAACAATTGGGCGTGACCGCGACGGCGGTTCGGCAGCGTGTCGAACGGTTGCTCGAGGTTGGGTTGATCGCTCGAGAGAAAGTCGTCGCTGGTCGTGGTCGGCCGACTTACCACTACGTTTTGACGCCCGCGGGTTATCGCCGAGCGGGTGCGGACGCGACCGAATTGGCTGAGGCCATGTGGGCGGAGATCGTCGCAATGGCTGACGGTGATGTTCGCGAACAATTGATTACCGCGATCGCGTCTCGACTGGGGCGTCAATTTGCCGCGGCATTGCGAGGCGATGCTGATGGCGTCGCGGTTCACGACGAAAAGAAGCCGCCGTGTTCGTGCCAGCAAACTGACGCGGACCAGGATTCGTTCCAAGAACGGATGCAGCGATTGACGGCAATGCTGCAAACGAAGGAGATTTCGGCCTCGCTGATCGAGCCGGCTTCTCAACAAGACGGTGTCCTGCCGGTTTTGGACATCGAGGCATGTCCCTATCCAAGTTTGACCGCTGCGGCGGGCGACCGGTCGATGTGCCGACTCGAAGAACAAATGTTGTCCGAAGCCTTGGGCGAAGACGTCCATCTGAGCAGCTGCCGGATGGACGGCGACTCATGTTGCCAGTTTTCAACCAAATCCGACAACGAACCCAATTCACCCTCCAATTCCGAATCGGGCTGA
- a CDS encoding glucose 1-dehydrogenase: MDFLMKAVAVKPGTPNSVHMQEIARPSVDQVADGLGVLVKVLKVGVDATDREINDALYGNAPDGDDYLVIGHECFGIVEAVGENVKRVKPGDYVTATVRRPGNSIYDLIGTNDMTSEETYYERGINLRHGFLTEYFVDEEEYIVRVPQGLQHLHVLQEPMSCAAKAVHQAYEAQRRMKVWNPKVAYVLGAGQIGLLTTLVLKLRGLEVFTLARGEAPNLKAEIVEGMESTYVSTSQTSMTELVAKTGRPDLIVDATGFSPLAFEAMEHIGHNGVVVWTGITGGERKTEVPSDKINIEWVLGNKLLLGSVNANRGHFEMGIRDLALGDMMFPGVLEKILTNPVDGLDNYKEMMRLLVEDKDALKVFVNVATA, encoded by the coding sequence GTGGATTTTTTGATGAAAGCCGTCGCGGTCAAGCCGGGAACTCCCAACAGTGTTCACATGCAAGAGATCGCTCGTCCGTCGGTTGACCAAGTCGCCGACGGCCTGGGTGTGCTGGTCAAAGTCTTGAAGGTTGGCGTCGACGCGACCGACCGCGAAATCAATGACGCGTTGTATGGCAACGCTCCCGACGGAGACGATTACCTGGTCATCGGCCACGAATGCTTTGGCATCGTCGAAGCCGTCGGCGAGAACGTCAAACGAGTCAAACCCGGCGACTACGTGACCGCCACCGTCCGCCGTCCTGGTAACTCGATCTATGACTTGATCGGCACCAACGACATGACCAGCGAAGAAACCTACTACGAACGCGGCATCAACCTGCGTCATGGTTTCTTGACCGAGTACTTCGTCGACGAAGAAGAATACATCGTTCGCGTGCCACAAGGTTTGCAACACCTGCACGTGTTGCAAGAACCAATGAGCTGCGCGGCCAAAGCGGTTCACCAAGCCTACGAAGCACAACGCCGGATGAAGGTTTGGAACCCCAAGGTCGCTTACGTCCTCGGTGCCGGACAAATCGGTTTGTTGACCACGTTGGTGTTGAAGCTTCGCGGACTGGAGGTCTTTACCCTCGCCCGCGGCGAAGCTCCCAACCTGAAAGCTGAAATCGTCGAGGGAATGGAATCGACCTACGTCAGCACCTCGCAAACTTCGATGACGGAATTGGTCGCCAAGACCGGTCGCCCTGATTTGATCGTTGACGCAACCGGATTTAGCCCGCTGGCGTTCGAAGCGATGGAACACATCGGTCACAACGGCGTCGTGGTTTGGACCGGCATCACCGGTGGCGAACGCAAAACCGAAGTCCCTTCGGACAAGATCAACATCGAATGGGTGCTCGGCAACAAGCTCTTGCTCGGCAGCGTCAACGCCAACCGCGGCCACTTCGAGATGGGAATCCGCGACCTCGCACTCGGTGACATGATGTTCCCCGGTGTGCTGGAAAAGATCCTGACCAACCCGGTTGATGGCCTCGACAACTACAAAGAGATGATGCGTTTGTTGGTCGAAGACAAAGATGCCCTGAAGGTGTTCGTCAATGTCGCAACCGCGTGA
- a CDS encoding D-2-hydroxyacid dehydrogenase: MSQPRERLPLSEIDSVRRVVLCYPALPRHIEQLETTLAELKADPNCQLNHDVEVVDAGQERIDELLPTADIFIGHAKVPVDWDRVLAAGRLGWIQSSAAGLDHCLVPGVIANPDIMVSSASGLFAPQVAEQTFALLFGVLRRIGLFERARPKREFVRLPTDDLRGKTVGIVGLGGNGRAIAAKLAPWDVRLIATDFYPEDCPPEVETLWPAVRVNDLFATSDIVILTLPLNASTRKWIGPEQIAAMKPGGYLINVARGQVLDEEALVDALQSGHLAGAGVDVTYTEPLPEDSPLWDDPNVLITPHVGAQSARRVDDSNDLACVNLRRYFHGETIINRVDKTLGFPHPNDSHAAWVQSRS; encoded by the coding sequence ATGTCGCAACCGCGTGAACGATTGCCGCTCAGTGAGATCGACTCGGTTCGCCGAGTCGTCTTGTGCTACCCCGCCCTGCCGCGACACATCGAACAACTCGAAACAACGCTCGCGGAATTGAAGGCGGACCCGAACTGCCAACTCAACCACGATGTCGAAGTCGTGGATGCCGGTCAGGAACGCATCGACGAATTGCTCCCCACGGCAGACATTTTCATCGGGCACGCGAAGGTTCCCGTCGACTGGGATCGCGTCTTGGCGGCCGGACGTTTGGGTTGGATCCAATCCAGCGCCGCTGGCCTGGATCACTGCCTCGTTCCCGGCGTGATCGCGAATCCGGACATCATGGTCAGCAGTGCCTCGGGGCTGTTTGCACCTCAAGTCGCCGAGCAAACATTCGCGTTATTGTTCGGCGTTTTACGTCGCATTGGGCTGTTTGAACGAGCCCGTCCCAAACGTGAATTCGTTCGTCTTCCCACCGACGATCTCCGCGGAAAGACCGTCGGCATTGTCGGACTGGGCGGCAACGGGCGAGCCATCGCGGCGAAGCTGGCTCCATGGGATGTTCGTCTCATCGCGACGGATTTTTACCCGGAAGACTGCCCGCCTGAAGTCGAAACGCTTTGGCCAGCCGTTCGCGTCAACGATCTGTTCGCGACCAGCGATATTGTGATCCTGACATTGCCCTTGAACGCGTCAACTCGCAAGTGGATCGGCCCCGAACAGATTGCCGCGATGAAACCGGGCGGCTACTTGATCAACGTCGCTCGCGGTCAGGTGCTCGACGAAGAAGCCTTGGTCGATGCTTTGCAAAGCGGTCACTTGGCGGGCGCCGGCGTCGATGTGACGTACACCGAACCGTTGCCCGAAGACAGCCCGCTGTGGGACGATCCCAATGTGTTGATCACACCACACGTCGGCGCACAATCCGCTCGCCGAGTCGATGACTCAAACGATTTGGCGTGCGTCAATCTTCGACGTTACTTCCACGGTGAAACGATCATCAACCGAGTCGACAAGACACTCGGATTCCCTCACCCAAACGATTCGCACGCAGCCTGGGTTCAATCGAGATCATGA
- the pdxH gene encoding pyridoxamine 5'-phosphate oxidase, with product MSDFIPPAMGQMRKNYSLGGLHENDAKSDPLVQFQSWFEEALEDVPSWFEPNAMTLSTSGPSGDITSRIVLLKGVEEKKFLFYTNYDSTKGSQMRANPRVSLCLFWPHCQRQVRIQGTVDKVSREMSETYFHSRPRDSQLGAHVSQQSSVIDSREAMESSLEQLKARYPEGTQIPLPENWGGYAVTPMSFEFWQGRPSRLHDRLVYKRDNADSNDWMMQRLSP from the coding sequence ATGAGCGATTTCATTCCACCCGCGATGGGCCAAATGCGAAAGAACTACTCCTTGGGAGGGCTCCATGAAAACGACGCGAAATCTGACCCTTTGGTTCAGTTCCAGTCCTGGTTCGAAGAAGCCTTGGAGGACGTTCCCAGCTGGTTCGAGCCCAATGCGATGACGTTGTCGACGAGCGGTCCCAGCGGCGATATCACCAGCCGCATCGTTCTTTTGAAGGGAGTTGAAGAAAAAAAGTTCCTCTTCTATACGAACTACGATTCGACCAAAGGATCGCAGATGCGAGCCAACCCGCGGGTTTCGCTGTGCTTGTTTTGGCCGCACTGTCAACGCCAAGTCCGCATTCAAGGAACGGTGGACAAGGTCTCGCGAGAGATGTCGGAAACGTACTTTCATTCGCGACCTCGTGACAGCCAACTGGGAGCTCACGTCAGTCAGCAGTCTTCGGTCATCGACTCCCGCGAAGCGATGGAGTCATCGCTGGAACAATTGAAAGCTCGCTATCCCGAAGGCACCCAGATCCCATTGCCTGAGAACTGGGGCGGCTATGCGGTGACGCCGATGAGCTTTGAGTTTTGGCAAGGACGACCGAGCCGATTGCATGATCGTTTGGTTTACAAACGCGATAACGCCGACTCAAACGATTGGATGATGCAGCGACTCTCGCCGTGA
- a CDS encoding YqgE/AlgH family protein, whose product MQNVQAGNLLVSSTLVDGTVLNQAVCLMVHEDSEHAIGLMLNRPMQAMAGAITIQGNPQETPKIPRWNAEEIDETAEIDGSLDQQANASDQPVEGVPAVVISGDQKDQLAQQLIAGKLANGSSLHFGGPLSGPIVAVHSSRELAEAESGEGIFVAAQRENLEALMKSDEHPYRLIVGHLGWTAEQLETEIEEGIWHRIPATSDILNADDATMWPRMIRRATANSVARWLDTTDVPGSAELN is encoded by the coding sequence ATGCAAAACGTTCAAGCGGGTAATTTGCTGGTCAGCTCGACATTGGTCGATGGCACGGTGCTGAACCAAGCGGTTTGCCTGATGGTCCATGAAGACTCCGAACACGCCATTGGATTGATGCTCAACCGCCCCATGCAAGCCATGGCGGGTGCGATCACCATCCAAGGGAATCCGCAAGAAACGCCGAAAATCCCTCGCTGGAACGCGGAAGAGATAGACGAGACAGCGGAGATCGACGGAAGCCTCGATCAGCAGGCGAACGCGTCAGATCAGCCGGTCGAGGGCGTTCCTGCAGTCGTGATCTCGGGTGACCAAAAAGATCAATTGGCACAACAGCTCATCGCAGGAAAATTGGCCAACGGCTCGTCACTGCACTTTGGTGGACCACTGTCGGGACCCATCGTCGCGGTTCACTCCAGTCGCGAACTGGCGGAAGCCGAATCGGGCGAAGGCATTTTCGTTGCCGCTCAACGCGAGAACTTAGAAGCGTTGATGAAGTCGGATGAACATCCCTACCGGTTGATCGTCGGCCATCTGGGTTGGACTGCTGAACAACTCGAAACCGAAATCGAAGAGGGAATTTGGCACCGAATCCCGGCCACATCGGATATTCTGAATGCAGACGACGCGACCATGTGGCCCCGCATGATCCGTCGTGCGACGGCAAATTCAGTCGCTCGTTGGCTGGATACGACTGACGTTCCTGGATCGGCCGAGTTAAACTGA